A window of Photobacterium sp. GJ3 contains these coding sequences:
- the ftsL gene encoding cell division protein FtsL — MSVQPTPADNLIRQIGRDLVTVGRVPLILLVLVLISALGVVYITHQSRQLVAQQEQLLIERDDLDIEWRNQLLEENSLAEHSRIETQAEKALEMKRPNAKNEVVVQ; from the coding sequence GTGAGTGTTCAGCCCACGCCAGCAGATAACCTGATCCGCCAGATCGGTCGTGATCTGGTGACGGTCGGCCGTGTGCCGCTGATCCTGCTGGTTCTGGTGCTGATCTCTGCGCTGGGGGTGGTATATATCACCCACCAGTCGCGCCAACTGGTGGCGCAGCAGGAGCAACTGCTGATTGAGCGGGATGATCTGGACATCGAATGGCGCAACCAGTTGCTGGAAGAGAATTCCCTGGCTGAACACAGCCGAATTGAAACTCAGGCGGAAAAGGCACTCGAGATGAAGCGGCCTAACGCGAAAAATGAAGTTGTCGTGCAGTAA
- a CDS encoding penicillin-binding transpeptidase domain-containing protein — MKKDEPASESPSRREVGVAPAFIPWRFGLICGLIALALIALIGRAAYIQVLEPGKLIEEGDLRSLRVKAMPSARGIISDRNDEQLAVSVPVQAVWADPVDIFKHGGIAEPARWHALADVLGLDRKAMLARLEDNKSRRFIYLQRQVSPAMAAYVSKLKLPGIGLKDESRRFYPAGEVSAHLIGVTGIDGRGLEGVERTYDGWLTGEPGRRTVRKDRYGRVVENISLKQREPGKPLTLSIDQRLQAVAYRAVKQAVVDYNATSASIVMVDVRTGEVLAMVNAPSYNPNNRDQLQSFRMRNRAITDAMEPGSTIKPLVVLAALENDVADERTIIDTGNGLMQVGGSRVRDVSRVGKADLAKILKKSSNIGVSKLSLSMPVDAVLGMYSGMGLGEASGINLIGEAQGLFPDRRRWSDFERATLAFGYGISVTPIQLVRAYATLGAMGVNRPLSILKTEAVVPGRQVVSAANTRKVLNMLEGVTQSDGSAKRAAVPGYRVGAKTGTAKKAAAGGYSDEYVAMTAGLAPISDPRIAMVVVVNEPQGDAYYGGRLLHRFFLK; from the coding sequence ATGAAAAAAGACGAGCCTGCATCCGAATCCCCCTCCCGCCGCGAAGTCGGCGTTGCGCCGGCATTTATTCCGTGGCGTTTTGGCCTGATTTGCGGCCTGATTGCCCTGGCATTGATTGCGTTAATTGGCCGGGCGGCTTATATCCAGGTGCTTGAACCAGGCAAGCTGATTGAAGAAGGGGATTTACGGTCACTGCGGGTGAAAGCGATGCCTTCTGCCCGCGGGATTATTTCGGATCGCAATGACGAACAGCTGGCTGTCAGTGTACCGGTTCAGGCCGTTTGGGCTGATCCGGTCGATATTTTTAAACATGGCGGTATCGCTGAACCTGCCCGCTGGCACGCGCTGGCAGATGTACTGGGGCTGGATCGTAAAGCCATGCTGGCACGCCTGGAAGACAACAAATCCCGCCGCTTTATTTACCTCCAGCGTCAGGTCAGCCCGGCCATGGCAGCTTATGTCAGTAAACTGAAACTCCCTGGAATTGGCCTGAAAGATGAGTCGCGCCGTTTTTATCCGGCGGGCGAAGTCAGTGCACACCTGATTGGGGTGACCGGGATTGATGGCCGGGGGCTGGAAGGGGTTGAGAGAACCTATGATGGCTGGCTGACCGGAGAGCCGGGTCGGCGAACGGTCCGGAAAGATCGCTATGGCCGTGTGGTCGAGAATATTTCCCTCAAACAACGTGAACCGGGTAAACCACTGACGCTGAGTATCGATCAGCGATTGCAGGCGGTGGCTTATCGCGCTGTGAAGCAGGCCGTCGTCGATTACAACGCGACGTCAGCTTCGATTGTCATGGTCGACGTCCGTACCGGCGAAGTGTTGGCCATGGTCAATGCCCCTTCTTATAACCCCAATAACCGCGACCAGCTGCAAAGCTTCCGGATGCGCAACCGCGCAATTACAGATGCGATGGAGCCGGGTTCCACCATTAAACCTCTTGTCGTTCTGGCGGCGCTGGAAAATGATGTAGCCGATGAGCGCACCATCATTGATACCGGCAACGGTTTGATGCAAGTGGGCGGCAGCCGGGTCCGGGATGTTTCCCGGGTCGGCAAAGCGGATCTGGCGAAGATTCTGAAAAAATCGAGCAACATCGGCGTGAGCAAACTATCCCTGTCGATGCCCGTCGATGCGGTTCTGGGCATGTATAGTGGCATGGGGCTGGGAGAAGCATCCGGGATTAACCTGATTGGTGAAGCGCAGGGTCTCTTTCCGGACCGCCGTCGCTGGTCGGATTTTGAGCGGGCCACGCTGGCCTTTGGTTACGGAATATCTGTCACGCCGATTCAGTTAGTGCGTGCTTATGCCACACTGGGTGCCATGGGGGTTAACCGCCCGTTGTCTATTCTGAAAACTGAAGCTGTGGTGCCGGGACGGCAGGTGGTTTCAGCCGCAAATACCCGAAAAGTTTTGAACATGCTGGAAGGTGTCACTCAGTCCGACGGCAGCGCCAAACGCGCGGCTGTGCCGGGATACCGGGTTGGCGCCAAAACCGGAACCGCGAAAAAAGCGGCTGCCGGCGGCTATAGTGATGAGTATGTCGCCATGACGGCTGGTCTGGCGCCCATCAGTGATCCCCGCATCGCGATGGTGGTTGTGGTCAATGAACCTCAGGGCGATGCCTATTATGGGGGCAGGTTGCTGCACCGATTTTTTCTGAAGTGA